A window of Cellulomonas wangleii genomic DNA:
CGCCGCCGCCCGGGTCATTGAGGAGCACGGCGTCACGCGCCTGGTCGTCGCCGGCAACGCGATCGTCGGCCCGCTCGTCGACGCCCTGGACGCGGGCGCCGACGCGGACGTCTCGTGCCTCACCACCGTCCTGAGCTCGGGCATGGTCTGGTCCGACGACCTCAAGCGCCGCCTGATCGCGCACGCGCCGAGCGCCACCCTCATCGACATCGTCGGGTCCAGCGAGGGCGGGCCGTTCGCCTACGGCGTCGTCCGCGGCCCGGAGGACCTGCCGAACCGCCCGCGCCTCGCGCCCGGTGCGGTCGTCCTGGCGCCGGACCTCACGCCGGTCGAGGAGGTCGGCGGCCTCGGGATGCTCGCCTACCGCGGCGCCATGCCGCTGGGCTACCACGGCGACCCGGTGCGCACCGCCGAGACGTACCCCGTCGTCGACGGCGTGCGGCACGTCATGCCCGGCGACTGGGTGCGCGTGCTCGGCGACGGGTACGTCGAGCTGCTCGGCCGGGGGTCGGGGGTCGTCAACACCGGCGGCGAGAAGGTCTTCCCCGGCGAGGTCGAGAAGGTGCTGCTCGCGCTGCCCGGCGTCGTGGACGCCGTCGTCCTGGGCCTGCCGGACGCACGCTGGGGCGAGGTCGTCACGGCAGTCGTCGTCACCGGCCCCGACGTCGCGCTCGTCCCCGAGCAGGTGCAGGACGAGGTGGGCCGCCGCCTCGCCGGCTACAAGAAGCCCCGCCGCCTGTACGTGCTGGACGAGCTCCAGCGCAGCCCCAGCGGCAAGGTCGACATGCACCGGCTGCGGCGGCGCCTCGCCGAGGCCGATGCCGTCGTCGGCCCCGCGGCCGGTCCCGCCGCCGCCCCCGCGCCCGCCCCCGCGCCCGCCCCCGCGCCCGTCACGCCCGCCCCCACGCCAGGACCCGCACCCGCGGAGAGGACCCGATGAAGTTCACCGACGCCCACGTCCCGTTCGGCCTGAGCTGGACCTCGCCGTTCGCCAAGTGGCAGGGGCCGCTGGCCGAGGTCAACAGCCTCGACCTGGCCGTCGACGTCACGGGCCGCGCCCTGGCCGACCGCGGGCTGCCGCCGGAGGAGATCACCGAGTGGACGCTGGGGTGCACCGTCCCGCAGCAGCACTCGTTCTACGGCGTCACGCTCGTGTCCCGCCGCCTGGGGTCGGGAGAGCACGGCGGGCCGTGGATCTCGCGGGCCTGCGCGACGTCGGCCGCCGTCATCGAGCACCTCGCCACGCAGGTGCAGCTCGGCGCGCACACCACGACCATCGGCGTCATCACGGACCGCACCAGCAACGGTCCGCTCATGCTCTGGAGCAGCGCGACGAGCCCCGGCGGTGCGCCCATGCCCGAGCACTGGGTGCTCGACCCCATGAAGCTCGACCCGACCACCGGGCAGAGCATGAACGACACCGCCGAGAACACCGCCCGCGACGCCGGCTACACGCGCGAGCAGGTCGACGAGGTCGCGCTGCTGCGCCACGAGCAGTACCGCAGCGCCCTGGCCGACGACCGCGCGGTCCAGCGGCAGTACATGGTCCCGGTCCGCATCCCGACGCGCCGCGGCGAGACGTGGGTCGAGGAGGACCACGGCGTCTTCCCGACGACCGCCGAGGGCCTGGCGCGGCTGCGTCCCGTGGCCCCGGGCGGCGTCGTGACGTACGGCGCGCAGACCCACCCGGCCGACGGCTGCGCGGGCGTCGTCGTCGCGAGCGCCGACCGGGCACGGGAGCTGGGGCGCGACGGCGTCACCGCGCAGATCCTCGCCACCGGGTTCGCACGCGCGGAGCCGGCGTACATGCCGAAGGCGCCCGTCCCCGCGGCCCGGCGCGCGCTCGCGGACGCGGGGATCGAGATCGGGGACGTGGA
This region includes:
- a CDS encoding AMP-binding protein, translated to MADVPSPSPGDLARANYAAIWDAVARAVPDRVAVRAEGATLTYAAFEQQAARLAATFVAHGLGPDSTVAVFMYNRVEYLATLYAAYKIGAIPVNINFRYQGAELAELLEMSQPAALVYPSSLATAVIDAAERSPLPPLVLVVPDDAPPGTHIGPGAPFATALDAAPLAPRDLGPEHKIFLFTGGTTGRPKAVVWTHGNLFDSQQFSIYGSLPVDPPATLDDVTRIAAREDLPRTVCLPLPPMMHATALFNVMNAMVLGGTVVFLPSPRFDPAAAARVIEEHGVTRLVVAGNAIVGPLVDALDAGADADVSCLTTVLSSGMVWSDDLKRRLIAHAPSATLIDIVGSSEGGPFAYGVVRGPEDLPNRPRLAPGAVVLAPDLTPVEEVGGLGMLAYRGAMPLGYHGDPVRTAETYPVVDGVRHVMPGDWVRVLGDGYVELLGRGSGVVNTGGEKVFPGEVEKVLLALPGVVDAVVLGLPDARWGEVVTAVVVTGPDVALVPEQVQDEVGRRLAGYKKPRRLYVLDELQRSPSGKVDMHRLRRRLAEADAVVGPAAGPAAAPAPAPAPAPAPVTPAPTPGPAPAERTR
- a CDS encoding thiolase family protein, which encodes MKFTDAHVPFGLSWTSPFAKWQGPLAEVNSLDLAVDVTGRALADRGLPPEEITEWTLGCTVPQQHSFYGVTLVSRRLGSGEHGGPWISRACATSAAVIEHLATQVQLGAHTTTIGVITDRTSNGPLMLWSSATSPGGAPMPEHWVLDPMKLDPTTGQSMNDTAENTARDAGYTREQVDEVALLRHEQYRSALADDRAVQRQYMVPVRIPTRRGETWVEEDHGVFPTTAEGLARLRPVAPGGVVTYGAQTHPADGCAGVVVASADRARELGRDGVTAQILATGFARAEPAYMPKAPVPAARRALADAGIEIGDVDVVTTHNPFAVNDLWFAEQTGVPLERMNPYGSSLVYGHPQGPTGARAVTELVHALHARGGGVGLFTGCAAGDSAGAVVVRVDG